One window of the Periophthalmus magnuspinnatus isolate fPerMag1 chromosome 17, fPerMag1.2.pri, whole genome shotgun sequence genome contains the following:
- the gigyf2 gene encoding GRB10-interacting GYF protein 2 isoform X1 — protein sequence MAETQTLNFGPEWLRALSGGGGGSSGGGSNNSVSSPPLSPALPKYKLADYRYGREEMLALYIKDNKIPIDLHDKEFLPILQEEPLPPLALVSFTEEEQRNFSMSVNSAAVLRLTGRGSGPIVGAPRGRSTSRGRGRGRGDGGFYQRSFDDVEGFGRGGREMHRSQSWEERADRRFDKPGRKEPDAVPGHFQINHIRGNYEEAVPGIPRKHDFIRSESENWRTSRDDQNGEDDEGGWRLAGSRRDSDRWCPPSPDAPRSAGWREHPDQRRRFPFDARDEERGYRRPRSGSGSLEDERDSLPEWCLEDAEEEAGTFDSSGAFLSLKKASKEPIMEEAELDFKPDECEEGLEEDDCQLQESKETETEAKRESDRKELPRVPEEAPRVVSPVSTPILEPPAVQSLSQCQTTRIEEPERPAERTDRLPPLELPPEPCKVPIQIPISNSLLEPISMSHISTAHTEHPVSVHTVHLPHQKPMECPVVTNTSLPFSSNLMAPIGRPTTVSHETDEDEGLKHFEQEAEKMVAYLQDGVADDDRLSAKSSEKPKTAGLPLSHEAALKWFYKDPQGEIQGPFNNQEMSEWFQAGYFTMSLLVKRGCDETFQPLGEIIKIWGRVPFTPGPAPPPLPVRADTDQDRLKRQQEISALYQLQQLQYQYLLRQQYAQALAQQKAAALSSAPLQQQQQHQQQINLLLQQYQALKIRASESLLPAVTRALSVPDSGSVWEMQNTSSQATCTPNLQQSAPSTWDGSSVWDLPIDSLAPAPTLEQMQQLQQLEKSKAAKLEMERREAELRAKREEEERKRLEEALRARQEEERKRLEEEELARKKQEEALRRQREEEEALRRQKEEEERLAQEEALRRLEERRREEEERKKREEFLRKQEEERRKQEELETLRRREEEKRAEEEAAAVLAQQQLEEQKRREQEAQRQLELQRQRQQQQEALRRLQQQQQQQQLAQMKLPSSSKWGQQTTSSVNQNQNTLSLAEIQKLEEERERQAREEQRRQQQELLKLQQQQAVLQAAQPQAKLSGWGTVAKQPAATKSLLEIQREEAQQMKQRKEQHPSTVTPPTRAQNRTTTLSSSVWGAVNPGSNWGSDSSSIWGDTHNSNMGFWDEAIKEVTPPPTQTRKSNAQKNKGNANLSNSLSGRASKKVEEEEKLLKLFQGVNKSQDTFMQWCEQTLHTLNTANNLDVPTFASFLKEVDSPYEVHDYVRAYLGDTPEAKDFAKQFIERRAKQNMNQRQTPQNQSSKQQQDSVWGSTGSSSLYQSNLMSGQQQRFETVTSGKKKKKQKMVRADPSLLGFSVNASSERLNMGEIETLEDF from the exons ATGGCCGAAACCCAGACACTCAACTTTGGACCAGAATG GCTCCGTGCCCTGTCTGGAGGGGGTGGTGGCAGCAGTGGAGGTGGAAGCAACAACTCTGTGTCTTCCCCTCCACTTTCACCTGCGTTGCCAAAGTACAAACTTGCAGACTATCGCTATGGGAGAGAAGAAATGTTAGCACTTTATATAAAGGATAACAAA atTCCTATAGACCTACATGACAAGGAGTTCCTTCCCATCTTGCAAGAGGAGCCTTTACCACCTCTTGCACTTGTATCTTTTACAGAGGAAGAACAG AGAAATTTTTCCATGTCTGTAAACAGTGCAGCTGTACTTCGGCTGACAGGGCGCGGAAGTGGTCCGATAGTAGGAGCACCAAGAGGTCGAAGTACATCAAGGGGTAGAG GTCGGGGAAGAGGTGATGGAGGATTTTACCAAAGAAGTTTTGATGATGTAGAAGGGTTTGGCCGTGGAGGGCGAGAGATGCATCGCTCTCAGAGTTGGGAAGAAAG GGCAGATCGAAGGTTTGATAAACCAGGCAGAAAAGAACCAG ATGCTGTGCCTGGACATTTCCAGATTAACCATA TCCGGGGGAACTATGAGGAGGCTGTGCCAGGCATACCGAGAAAGCATGACTTCATACGCTCTGAGAGTGAGAACTGGCGCACTTCTCGTGATGATCAGAACGGTGAGGATGATGAGGGGGGTTGGCGCCTGGCAGGTTCTCGACGGGACAGTGACCGCTGGTGCCCCCCAAGCCCAG ATGCACCTCGGTCAGCTGGGTGGCGGGAACACCCAGATCAGCGGCGGCGTTTCCCATTTGATGCCAGGGACGAGGAGCGTGGCTACAGGAGGCCACGGTCAGGCAGTGGAAGCCTGGAGGATGAAAGAGACAGCCTCCCAGAATGGTGTCTAGAGGATGCTGAAGAGGAGGCTGGAACTTTTGACTCTTCGGGGGCATTCTTGTCACTCAAA AAGGCCTCAAAGGAGCCCATTATGGAAGAAGCAGAACTGGATTTTAAGCCAGATGAGTGTGAAGAGGGTTTGGAGGAGGATGACTGTCAGCTACAAGAGTCCAAAGAAACAGAGACTGAGGCCAAGAGAGAGTCTGACCGAAAAG AATTGCCTCGAGTGCCAGAAGAGGCACCACGTGTTGTGTCACCTGTTTCTACCCCCATCTTGGAGCCACCTGCTGTCCAGTCATTATCTCAGTGTCAAACTACTAGGATAGAGGAGCCTGAGAGGCCAGCTGAGCGGACAGACAGACTTCCCCCACTTGAGCTACCACCCGAGCCCTGTAAAGTCCCCATCCAAATCCCCATATCCAACAGCTTGCTAGAGCCCATTTCTATGAGTCACATTTCCACTGCCCATACAG AACATCCTGTTTCTGTGCATACTGTCCATTTACCACATCAAAAACCTATGGAGTGTCCTGTGGTAACAAACACATCCTTACCCTTCTCATCTAATTTAATGGCACCCATTGGCAGGCCCACAACTGTGTCACATGAAACGGATGAAGATGAGGGATTAAAACACTTTGAGCAG GAGGCAGAAAAGATGGTAGCTTATCTACAGGATGGAGTAGCTGATGATGACAGACTTTCAGCCAAGAGTTCAGAGAAGCCCAAAACAGCAGGTCTACCTTTGTCTCATGAAGCTGctttgaagtggttttataaaGATCCACAAGGAGAAATACAAG GTCCTTTCAATAACCAGGAGATGTCAGAGTGGTTCCAGGCTGGCTACTTCACCATGTCTCTATTAGTTAAAAGAGGATGTGATGAGACATTTCAACCTTTGGGTGAGATCATTAAGATCTGGGGAAGAGTACCATTCACTCCAGGCCctgctcctccgcctctccCAGTGCGT GCTGATACAGATCAAGACAGATTGAAACGGCAGCAGGAGATCAGTGCTCTATACCAATTACAACAGCTTCAATATCAATATCTTCTCAG GCAGCAATATGCACAGGCCTTGGCCCAACAGAAAGCTGCTGCCCTCAGCTCCGCTCCTctccaacagcagcagcagcatcaacAGCAGATCAACCTCCTCCTACAGCAATACCAGGCTCTTAAGATTAG GGCATCTGAGAGCCTCCTACCTGCAGTCACACGCGCCCTGTCTGTACCAGACTCTGGTTCTGTGTGGGAGATGCAGAACACCTCATCTCAGGCTACGTGTACACCAAACCTACAACAAAGTGCTCCCAGCA CATGGGATGGTAGCAGTGTTTGGGATTTGCCTATAGATTCATTGGCACCGGCACCCACATTAGAGCAGATGCAGCAGTTGCAACAGTTAGAGAAGTCAAAAGCTGCAAAG TTGGAAATGGAAAGGCGTGAAGCTGAATTGCGGGCTAaaagggaagaagaagaaaggaaaCGATTGGAAGAAGCGCTGAGGGccagacaagaagaagaacgcAAACGCCTGGAAGAGGAGGAACTGGCACGGAAAAAACAG GAGGAGGCACTGCGGAGACAacgagaggaagaagaggcccTGCGCAggcagaaagaagaggaggaaaggctGGCCCAGGAAGAAGCTCTGCGTAGGttagaggagagacggagagaagaagaagagaggaaaaaacGTGAAGAGTTTCTCCGCAAACAG GAAGAGGAGCGCAGGAAACAAGAAGAACTGGAAACACTAAGAAGACGTGAGGAGGAGAAacgtgcagaggaggaggctgcAGCTGTTCTGGCTCAGcagcagctggaggagcagaaACGGCGAGAACAGGAGGCTCAAAGGCAACTGGAGCTGCAGCGGCAGAGACAGCAACAGCAGGAGGCGCTACGGAGGCTgcagcaacagcaacaacagcaacaacttgCACAAATGAAG CTTCCATCTTCGTCAAAGTGGGGCCAGCAGACGACTAGCTCAGTAAACCAGAATCAGAACACTCTGTCTCTAGCTGAAATTCAAAAActtgaagaagaaagagaacGTCAAGCGCGAGAGGAG CAGCGTCGCCAGCAGCAGGAGCTGCTGaagctccagcagcagcaggccgTCCTGCAGGCAGCACAGCCCCAGGCCAAACTGTCGGGATGGGGCACTGTGGCCAAACAGCCTGCAGCTACAAAGTCTCTGCTGGAGATCCAGAGGGAGGAAGCTCAGCAGATGAAGCAGCGAAAGGAGCAGCACCCATCCACAGTCACGCCACCGACCCGAGCGCAGAATCGAACA ACTACCCTGAGTAGCTCTGTGTGGGGCGCGGTTAACCCTGGTTCAAACTGGGGCTCAGACTCCAGCAGTATCTGGGGGGACACCCACAACTCTAACATGGGCTTTTGGGACGAGGCAATAAAGGAGGTCACCCCGCCGCCCACACAAACAAGAAAAAGCAATGCTCAGAAAAACAAGGGAAACGCCAACCTCAG TAATTCTCTGAGTGGGCGAGCCAGCAAAAAAgttgaagaggaggagaagctgCTTAAGTTGTTTCAAGGAGTGAATAAAAGCCAAGACACCTTTATGCAGTGGTGTGAGCAAACTTTGCACACTCTCAATACAGCCAATAACCTGGATG TTCCTACGTTTGCTTCTTTCCTCAAAGAAGTAGACTCGCCATACGAGGTGCACGACTATGTGAGGGCCTACTTGGGGGACACTCCTGAGGCCAAGGACTTTGCCAAGCAGTTTATTGAACGTCGTGCCAAACAGAATATGAATCAAAGACAGACTCCACAAAACCAGTCCTCCAAGCAACAGCAG GATTCTGTGTGGGGCAGTACGGGATCCTCTTCTCTTTATCAGTCTAATCTTATGAGCGGTCAGCAGCAGCGCTTTGAAACAGTCACCTcagggaagaagaaaaagaagcagAAGATGGTCCGCGCAGACCCGAGCCTTTTAG GTTTCTCTGTGAATGCATCATCTGAGAGGCTGAATATGGGAGAAATTGAAACTTTGGAGGACTTTTAA
- the gigyf2 gene encoding GRB10-interacting GYF protein 2 isoform X4 yields the protein MAETQTLNFGPEWLRALSGGGGGSSGGGSNNSVSSPPLSPALPKYKLADYRYGREEMLALYIKDNKIPIDLHDKEFLPILQEEPLPPLALVSFTEEEQRNFSMSVNSAAVLRLTGRGSGPIVGAPRGRSTSRGRGRGRGDGGFYQRSFDDVEGFGRGGREMHRSQSWEERADRRFDKPGRKEPDAVPGHFQINHIRGNYEEAVPGIPRKHDFIRSESENWRTSRDDQNDAPRSAGWREHPDQRRRFPFDARDEERGYRRPRSGSGSLEDERDSLPEWCLEDAEEEAGTFDSSGAFLSLKKASKEPIMEEAELDFKPDECEEGLEEDDCQLQESKETETEAKRESDRKELPRVPEEAPRVVSPVSTPILEPPAVQSLSQCQTTRIEEPERPAERTDRLPPLELPPEPCKVPIQIPISNSLLEPISMSHISTAHTEHPVSVHTVHLPHQKPMECPVVTNTSLPFSSNLMAPIGRPTTVSHETDEDEGLKHFEQEAEKMVAYLQDGVADDDRLSAKSSEKPKTAGLPLSHEAALKWFYKDPQGEIQGPFNNQEMSEWFQAGYFTMSLLVKRGCDETFQPLGEIIKIWGRVPFTPGPAPPPLPVRADTDQDRLKRQQEISALYQLQQLQYQYLLRQQYAQALAQQKAAALSSAPLQQQQQHQQQINLLLQQYQALKIRASESLLPAVTRALSVPDSGSVWEMQNTSSQATCTPNLQQSAPSTWDGSSVWDLPIDSLAPAPTLEQMQQLQQLEKSKAAKLEMERREAELRAKREEEERKRLEEALRARQEEERKRLEEEELARKKQEEALRRQREEEEALRRQKEEEERLAQEEALRRLEERRREEEERKKREEFLRKQEEERRKQEELETLRRREEEKRAEEEAAAVLAQQQLEEQKRREQEAQRQLELQRQRQQQQEALRRLQQQQQQQQLAQMKLPSSSKWGQQTTSSVNQNQNTLSLAEIQKLEEERERQAREEQRRQQQELLKLQQQQAVLQAAQPQAKLSGWGTVAKQPAATKSLLEIQREEAQQMKQRKEQHPSTVTPPTRAQNRTTTLSSSVWGAVNPGSNWGSDSSSIWGDTHNSNMGFWDEAIKEVTPPPTQTRKSNAQKNKGNANLSNSLSGRASKKVEEEEKLLKLFQGVNKSQDTFMQWCEQTLHTLNTANNLDVPTFASFLKEVDSPYEVHDYVRAYLGDTPEAKDFAKQFIERRAKQNMNQRQTPQNQSSKQQQDSVWGSTGSSSLYQSNLMSGQQQRFETVTSGKKKKKQKMVRADPSLLGFSVNASSERLNMGEIETLEDF from the exons ATGGCCGAAACCCAGACACTCAACTTTGGACCAGAATG GCTCCGTGCCCTGTCTGGAGGGGGTGGTGGCAGCAGTGGAGGTGGAAGCAACAACTCTGTGTCTTCCCCTCCACTTTCACCTGCGTTGCCAAAGTACAAACTTGCAGACTATCGCTATGGGAGAGAAGAAATGTTAGCACTTTATATAAAGGATAACAAA atTCCTATAGACCTACATGACAAGGAGTTCCTTCCCATCTTGCAAGAGGAGCCTTTACCACCTCTTGCACTTGTATCTTTTACAGAGGAAGAACAG AGAAATTTTTCCATGTCTGTAAACAGTGCAGCTGTACTTCGGCTGACAGGGCGCGGAAGTGGTCCGATAGTAGGAGCACCAAGAGGTCGAAGTACATCAAGGGGTAGAG GTCGGGGAAGAGGTGATGGAGGATTTTACCAAAGAAGTTTTGATGATGTAGAAGGGTTTGGCCGTGGAGGGCGAGAGATGCATCGCTCTCAGAGTTGGGAAGAAAG GGCAGATCGAAGGTTTGATAAACCAGGCAGAAAAGAACCAG ATGCTGTGCCTGGACATTTCCAGATTAACCATA TCCGGGGGAACTATGAGGAGGCTGTGCCAGGCATACCGAGAAAGCATGACTTCATACGCTCTGAGAGTGAGAACTGGCGCACTTCTCGTGATGATCAGAACG ATGCACCTCGGTCAGCTGGGTGGCGGGAACACCCAGATCAGCGGCGGCGTTTCCCATTTGATGCCAGGGACGAGGAGCGTGGCTACAGGAGGCCACGGTCAGGCAGTGGAAGCCTGGAGGATGAAAGAGACAGCCTCCCAGAATGGTGTCTAGAGGATGCTGAAGAGGAGGCTGGAACTTTTGACTCTTCGGGGGCATTCTTGTCACTCAAA AAGGCCTCAAAGGAGCCCATTATGGAAGAAGCAGAACTGGATTTTAAGCCAGATGAGTGTGAAGAGGGTTTGGAGGAGGATGACTGTCAGCTACAAGAGTCCAAAGAAACAGAGACTGAGGCCAAGAGAGAGTCTGACCGAAAAG AATTGCCTCGAGTGCCAGAAGAGGCACCACGTGTTGTGTCACCTGTTTCTACCCCCATCTTGGAGCCACCTGCTGTCCAGTCATTATCTCAGTGTCAAACTACTAGGATAGAGGAGCCTGAGAGGCCAGCTGAGCGGACAGACAGACTTCCCCCACTTGAGCTACCACCCGAGCCCTGTAAAGTCCCCATCCAAATCCCCATATCCAACAGCTTGCTAGAGCCCATTTCTATGAGTCACATTTCCACTGCCCATACAG AACATCCTGTTTCTGTGCATACTGTCCATTTACCACATCAAAAACCTATGGAGTGTCCTGTGGTAACAAACACATCCTTACCCTTCTCATCTAATTTAATGGCACCCATTGGCAGGCCCACAACTGTGTCACATGAAACGGATGAAGATGAGGGATTAAAACACTTTGAGCAG GAGGCAGAAAAGATGGTAGCTTATCTACAGGATGGAGTAGCTGATGATGACAGACTTTCAGCCAAGAGTTCAGAGAAGCCCAAAACAGCAGGTCTACCTTTGTCTCATGAAGCTGctttgaagtggttttataaaGATCCACAAGGAGAAATACAAG GTCCTTTCAATAACCAGGAGATGTCAGAGTGGTTCCAGGCTGGCTACTTCACCATGTCTCTATTAGTTAAAAGAGGATGTGATGAGACATTTCAACCTTTGGGTGAGATCATTAAGATCTGGGGAAGAGTACCATTCACTCCAGGCCctgctcctccgcctctccCAGTGCGT GCTGATACAGATCAAGACAGATTGAAACGGCAGCAGGAGATCAGTGCTCTATACCAATTACAACAGCTTCAATATCAATATCTTCTCAG GCAGCAATATGCACAGGCCTTGGCCCAACAGAAAGCTGCTGCCCTCAGCTCCGCTCCTctccaacagcagcagcagcatcaacAGCAGATCAACCTCCTCCTACAGCAATACCAGGCTCTTAAGATTAG GGCATCTGAGAGCCTCCTACCTGCAGTCACACGCGCCCTGTCTGTACCAGACTCTGGTTCTGTGTGGGAGATGCAGAACACCTCATCTCAGGCTACGTGTACACCAAACCTACAACAAAGTGCTCCCAGCA CATGGGATGGTAGCAGTGTTTGGGATTTGCCTATAGATTCATTGGCACCGGCACCCACATTAGAGCAGATGCAGCAGTTGCAACAGTTAGAGAAGTCAAAAGCTGCAAAG TTGGAAATGGAAAGGCGTGAAGCTGAATTGCGGGCTAaaagggaagaagaagaaaggaaaCGATTGGAAGAAGCGCTGAGGGccagacaagaagaagaacgcAAACGCCTGGAAGAGGAGGAACTGGCACGGAAAAAACAG GAGGAGGCACTGCGGAGACAacgagaggaagaagaggcccTGCGCAggcagaaagaagaggaggaaaggctGGCCCAGGAAGAAGCTCTGCGTAGGttagaggagagacggagagaagaagaagagaggaaaaaacGTGAAGAGTTTCTCCGCAAACAG GAAGAGGAGCGCAGGAAACAAGAAGAACTGGAAACACTAAGAAGACGTGAGGAGGAGAAacgtgcagaggaggaggctgcAGCTGTTCTGGCTCAGcagcagctggaggagcagaaACGGCGAGAACAGGAGGCTCAAAGGCAACTGGAGCTGCAGCGGCAGAGACAGCAACAGCAGGAGGCGCTACGGAGGCTgcagcaacagcaacaacagcaacaacttgCACAAATGAAG CTTCCATCTTCGTCAAAGTGGGGCCAGCAGACGACTAGCTCAGTAAACCAGAATCAGAACACTCTGTCTCTAGCTGAAATTCAAAAActtgaagaagaaagagaacGTCAAGCGCGAGAGGAG CAGCGTCGCCAGCAGCAGGAGCTGCTGaagctccagcagcagcaggccgTCCTGCAGGCAGCACAGCCCCAGGCCAAACTGTCGGGATGGGGCACTGTGGCCAAACAGCCTGCAGCTACAAAGTCTCTGCTGGAGATCCAGAGGGAGGAAGCTCAGCAGATGAAGCAGCGAAAGGAGCAGCACCCATCCACAGTCACGCCACCGACCCGAGCGCAGAATCGAACA ACTACCCTGAGTAGCTCTGTGTGGGGCGCGGTTAACCCTGGTTCAAACTGGGGCTCAGACTCCAGCAGTATCTGGGGGGACACCCACAACTCTAACATGGGCTTTTGGGACGAGGCAATAAAGGAGGTCACCCCGCCGCCCACACAAACAAGAAAAAGCAATGCTCAGAAAAACAAGGGAAACGCCAACCTCAG TAATTCTCTGAGTGGGCGAGCCAGCAAAAAAgttgaagaggaggagaagctgCTTAAGTTGTTTCAAGGAGTGAATAAAAGCCAAGACACCTTTATGCAGTGGTGTGAGCAAACTTTGCACACTCTCAATACAGCCAATAACCTGGATG TTCCTACGTTTGCTTCTTTCCTCAAAGAAGTAGACTCGCCATACGAGGTGCACGACTATGTGAGGGCCTACTTGGGGGACACTCCTGAGGCCAAGGACTTTGCCAAGCAGTTTATTGAACGTCGTGCCAAACAGAATATGAATCAAAGACAGACTCCACAAAACCAGTCCTCCAAGCAACAGCAG GATTCTGTGTGGGGCAGTACGGGATCCTCTTCTCTTTATCAGTCTAATCTTATGAGCGGTCAGCAGCAGCGCTTTGAAACAGTCACCTcagggaagaagaaaaagaagcagAAGATGGTCCGCGCAGACCCGAGCCTTTTAG GTTTCTCTGTGAATGCATCATCTGAGAGGCTGAATATGGGAGAAATTGAAACTTTGGAGGACTTTTAA